One Mycobacteroides abscessus ATCC 19977 genomic window carries:
- a CDS encoding rhomboid-like protein: protein MRRVWAALVRLRVTIGYAVALVAVAVVLVIEGPRMQDRVVAHASTNLHNLHQGHLGTLIGSAFVTDAGPIYLWLPGLMSILALAELQWRSGRLALTFVLGHIGATLIVGLGLAFAVWLHWAPVSIARASDVGMSYGTAAVLGALTFSIPPRWRTSWGWGWITIGLVAIVCNQTFTEVGHLTALLLGMLGARLTPSYAPHWSALRLSLLACGCLFALMLFSEDGQTLAVALPAGLAAVLITHWVSERRRPHGQVAIA, encoded by the coding sequence CTGTCGCCGTGGTGCTGGTCATAGAGGGCCCACGGATGCAAGACCGGGTCGTCGCCCACGCGAGTACCAACCTGCACAATCTCCACCAAGGGCATCTGGGCACCCTCATCGGCAGCGCATTCGTGACTGACGCCGGTCCGATCTACCTGTGGCTTCCGGGCTTGATGAGCATTCTTGCGCTGGCGGAACTGCAGTGGCGTAGTGGACGATTGGCGCTGACATTCGTATTGGGCCACATCGGGGCCACCCTCATCGTCGGGCTGGGGCTTGCCTTTGCGGTCTGGCTTCATTGGGCTCCCGTATCCATCGCGCGCGCCAGCGATGTCGGGATGAGCTATGGGACGGCCGCCGTATTGGGAGCGCTCACCTTTTCGATCCCACCGCGATGGCGGACCTCGTGGGGGTGGGGATGGATCACGATCGGGCTCGTCGCCATTGTATGTAACCAGACCTTCACCGAAGTCGGTCACCTGACGGCACTGTTACTCGGGATGCTGGGTGCGCGGCTGACACCATCGTACGCGCCTCATTGGTCCGCTCTTCGGCTGTCGCTCTTGGCTTGTGGTTGTCTTTTCGCGTTGATGCTGTTCTCTGAGGACGGTCAAACGCTGGCTGTGGCCCTGCCGGCTGGGCTCGCTGCGGTGCTGATCACGCATTGGGTCAGCGAACGGCGGCGGCCTCATGGTCAAGTAGCCATCGCTTGA
- a CDS encoding methylated-DNA--[protein]-cysteine S-methyltransferase: MTDHATLTTPVGPFTAIVDDTGAVLASGWTDSPELLRALIHPSLRPKTLTPKRDLGKVTEAITDYHAGDLTCIDSIPVVQRSGAFLMHAWDVLRTVDPQAPITYSEFADRAGRPAAIRAAASACARNAAALFVPCHRVFRIGGALGGFRYGLPIKRWLLDHEAAAVR; the protein is encoded by the coding sequence GTGACCGATCATGCGACTCTCACCACCCCGGTGGGCCCATTTACCGCCATCGTGGATGATACGGGCGCCGTCTTGGCCTCGGGGTGGACCGACTCACCTGAACTGCTCCGCGCACTGATTCACCCATCCCTGCGCCCCAAGACCCTGACGCCCAAACGCGATCTGGGAAAGGTCACCGAGGCGATCACCGACTATCACGCCGGCGACCTGACTTGTATCGACTCGATCCCTGTAGTTCAGCGTTCCGGGGCGTTCCTCATGCATGCGTGGGATGTGCTGCGAACTGTAGATCCACAGGCACCCATCACCTACAGCGAGTTCGCCGACCGCGCCGGGCGGCCCGCCGCCATCCGCGCCGCCGCAAGTGCCTGCGCACGGAACGCGGCGGCGTTGTTTGTGCCATGCCACCGTGTTTTTCGGATCGGTGGCGCGCTAGGGGGCTTCCGCTATGGGCTCCCGATCAAGCGATGGCTACTTGACCATGAGGCCGCCGCCGTTCGCTGA
- a CDS encoding Ada metal-binding domain-containing protein produces the protein MELDAEACYRAVQSRDTRFDGQFFTAVHTTGIYCRPSCPAITPKRQNVSFHPTAASAQAAGYRACRRCLPDAAPGSPLWNIKSDLAVRAMRLIGDGLVERDGVDGLSRALGYSSRQLNRVLLAELGASPLALARANRATTARVLIQRTDLPMSDIAFAAGFSSIRQFNDTIAAVFATTPSKLRTELPRKECPAPEPIPGAVSLKLPLRQPHNIAWSTWLLEHHCARGVEDFSDGRYTRALRMPHGPVIATLTVSADQVRADLQLTDMRDLAPAVARLRHLLDLDADPSAVDEALLSHRVLAPLVTEAPGIRVPGTVDGAELLLRTMIGQQISVAAANTATASLVAALGEEVTDATGRVTHLFPTAETVAAAAQEVMAGPAARIAAIAGAADRLATGKLELHHGMTGTDLRRQLLDIKGIGPWTADYVVMRQLADPDVLLEHDLVLRRGATAAGVDMATARASSPWRSYVSMHLWRKGIAALPRQLTRKPKGKS, from the coding sequence ATGGAGCTTGACGCGGAGGCCTGCTACCGGGCCGTTCAATCCCGCGACACACGATTCGACGGGCAGTTCTTCACCGCCGTACACACCACCGGAATCTACTGTCGGCCATCCTGTCCCGCCATCACGCCGAAACGACAGAACGTTTCCTTCCACCCCACCGCCGCCTCGGCGCAGGCGGCGGGATACCGGGCCTGCCGGCGCTGCCTTCCCGACGCAGCACCGGGATCGCCATTGTGGAATATCAAGTCCGATTTGGCCGTCCGCGCGATGCGACTTATCGGGGACGGCCTGGTCGAGCGCGACGGTGTAGACGGGCTGTCCCGGGCACTCGGATACTCGAGTCGCCAGCTGAACAGGGTCCTGCTGGCCGAGCTCGGGGCGAGCCCACTGGCACTTGCCCGCGCCAATCGGGCCACCACGGCGCGTGTGCTGATTCAGCGCACTGATCTGCCGATGTCCGATATCGCCTTTGCCGCAGGATTTTCCAGCATTCGCCAATTCAACGACACGATTGCCGCAGTCTTCGCGACCACACCCTCCAAGCTACGGACCGAGCTCCCCCGCAAGGAATGTCCCGCGCCGGAACCCATTCCCGGCGCCGTCAGCCTCAAACTTCCTCTACGGCAGCCACACAACATCGCATGGTCAACGTGGCTGTTGGAGCATCATTGCGCGCGAGGCGTAGAGGATTTTTCCGACGGCCGGTATACGCGGGCGTTGCGGATGCCGCATGGGCCGGTGATCGCGACGTTGACGGTCAGCGCCGACCAGGTGCGGGCCGACTTGCAGCTCACGGACATGCGCGACTTGGCCCCCGCGGTGGCACGCCTGCGCCACCTGCTGGATCTGGACGCCGACCCGTCGGCTGTCGACGAAGCCCTACTGTCACACCGCGTCCTTGCCCCGCTGGTGACCGAGGCCCCGGGGATCAGGGTTCCAGGGACCGTCGACGGTGCAGAGCTATTGTTGCGCACCATGATCGGCCAGCAGATCTCCGTGGCGGCGGCCAATACGGCGACGGCGTCCCTGGTGGCGGCCCTTGGCGAGGAAGTTACCGACGCCACGGGACGAGTGACCCATCTTTTTCCGACCGCCGAAACCGTTGCTGCCGCAGCCCAGGAGGTCATGGCCGGGCCAGCGGCACGGATCGCAGCGATCGCCGGGGCCGCCGACAGGCTCGCAACAGGAAAATTGGAGTTGCATCATGGCATGACTGGCACCGATCTACGTCGGCAGTTGTTGGATATCAAGGGGATTGGCCCATGGACCGCAGACTACGTGGTCATGCGCCAACTGGCCGACCCCGACGTGCTGCTGGAACACGATCTTGTGCTGCGGCGCGGCGCCACCGCCGCAGGTGTCGACATGGCAACCGCCCGTGCTAGTTCGCCATGGCGCTCTTATGTCTCCATGCACCTGTGGCGCAAGGGAATCGCCGCGCTACCGCGGCAACTCACTCGCAAACCGAAGGGAAAATCGTGA
- the pheS gene encoding phenylalanine--tRNA ligase subunit alpha, whose translation MADHTQHPSAESSAELLTTAVDAARAAFDTADNLDGLAQAKIDHLGEKSPLAQARQALGSLPKDQRAEAGKLVNAARTQAQQAYDDRLETLRAERDAAVLVAERIDVTLPSTRQPLGARHPITILSENIADTFIAMGWEVADGPEVETEHFNFDALNFLPDHPARSTQDTFYIAPEDSRQVLRTHTSPVQVRTLLARELPVYVISLGRAFRTDEIDATHLPAFHQVEGLAVDRGLTLANLKGTLDAFARAMFGAQAHTRMRPHYFPFTEPSAEVDVWFENKKGGAGWVEWGGCGMVNPNVLRASGIDPGEYSGFAFGMGLERTLQFRNGLPDMRDMIEGDVRFSLPFGVSA comes from the coding sequence GTGGCCGATCACACCCAGCACCCTTCGGCGGAGTCTTCAGCGGAACTTTTGACAACTGCCGTTGATGCTGCTCGCGCTGCCTTTGATACCGCCGACAACCTGGATGGCCTCGCGCAGGCGAAGATCGACCATCTCGGAGAAAAGTCGCCGCTGGCGCAGGCTCGTCAGGCGCTGGGTTCGCTCCCGAAGGACCAGCGGGCCGAGGCCGGCAAGCTCGTCAACGCGGCTCGCACGCAGGCGCAGCAGGCCTATGACGACAGGCTGGAGACGCTGCGTGCCGAACGCGACGCCGCGGTACTCGTCGCGGAACGCATCGACGTGACATTGCCCTCGACTAGGCAGCCCCTGGGGGCCCGCCACCCCATCACGATCTTGTCGGAGAACATCGCCGACACCTTCATCGCGATGGGATGGGAAGTGGCGGACGGCCCCGAGGTCGAAACCGAGCATTTCAACTTCGATGCCCTGAATTTTCTGCCCGACCACCCGGCGCGCAGCACGCAGGACACCTTCTACATCGCGCCGGAAGACTCGCGGCAGGTCTTGCGTACACATACCTCGCCGGTACAAGTCCGCACGCTGTTGGCACGTGAACTGCCGGTCTACGTGATCTCGCTGGGACGCGCCTTCCGTACCGACGAGATCGACGCCACCCACCTGCCCGCTTTCCATCAGGTGGAAGGGCTCGCCGTGGATCGGGGACTGACCTTGGCCAATCTCAAGGGCACCCTTGACGCGTTTGCCCGGGCGATGTTCGGGGCGCAGGCGCACACACGGATGCGGCCGCACTACTTCCCATTCACCGAGCCCTCCGCGGAGGTCGACGTCTGGTTTGAGAACAAGAAGGGTGGTGCGGGCTGGGTCGAATGGGGCGGTTGCGGCATGGTGAATCCGAATGTTTTACGGGCCAGCGGTATTGACCCCGGCGAGTACAGTGGCTTCGCGTTCGGCATGGGATTGGAGCGCACCCTGCAGTTCCGCAATGGGCTTCCCGATATGCGCGACATGATCGAGGGCGACGTCCGCTTCAGCTTGCCGTTCGGAGTGAGTGCCTGA
- the pheT gene encoding phenylalanine--tRNA ligase subunit beta: protein MRVPYSWLLEVLRVGAPEFTASAADIEETLIRIGHEVEEVVIPGPVTGPLVVGRVVQITELTEFKKPIRFCLVDVGEAEPREIVCGASNFAVDDLVVVALPGVTLPGDFTIATRKTYGHTSDGMICSTSELGLGIESSGSPGILVLPPETAAPGADAIAVVGLDDAIYDLSITPDRGYCLSVRGLARDLACAYDLNFVDPAAVQPLPAEGASLPVHIDAGTGVKRFGLRPVVGIDPAAVSPWWLQRRLMLCGIRAISPAVDATNYVMLEIGHPMHAHDKTHVRGDFRVRFATPGETVVTLDDLERRLEPGDVLIADDAGVTAIGGVMGAGSTEMREDSTDVLLEAAVWDPAAVLRTQRRLHLHSEAGRRYERSVDPAISVAALDRCASLLCDIAGGTAPAELTDWRADSEARPEIVMAADLPARIAGVDYADGVVERRLRQIGAGVVVEGDTLRVTPPSWRPDITEGADLVEEVLRLEGLSDIPSILPAAPQGGGLTPVQRRRRAVGKSLALNGYTEILPMPFLPAGVFDAWGLDDNDPRRHTTKVLNPLESDRPELASTLLPGVLEALSRNISRGNADVALFTIGQVVRPTETTRAIPLLDVSGRPSEAELHALLESLPAQPVHVALVLAGAREPSGPWGRGRTADVTDALEAARVIGRAAYVDIALRAGEELPWHPGRCAEIVVDGQIVGHTGELHPAVIERLGLPKRTCALELSLDALPVANPLPAPRISPFPAVHQDVSLVVTETVPADAVTEALRDGAGELIEDVRLVEVYTGPQVGEGNKSLNFRLRFRAADRTLTEDEATAARVAAVASAAERVGAAQRA from the coding sequence ATGCGAGTTCCTTACAGCTGGCTGCTTGAGGTGTTGCGGGTCGGTGCCCCGGAGTTCACCGCCAGTGCGGCCGATATCGAAGAAACCCTGATTCGCATTGGCCATGAGGTCGAAGAGGTCGTGATCCCCGGGCCGGTGACAGGGCCTCTCGTGGTGGGACGAGTTGTTCAGATCACCGAACTCACCGAGTTCAAGAAGCCGATCCGCTTCTGCCTGGTTGACGTTGGCGAGGCCGAGCCTCGTGAAATCGTGTGTGGTGCTTCTAATTTCGCGGTCGATGATCTAGTTGTAGTGGCACTTCCGGGCGTCACGCTGCCGGGTGACTTCACGATCGCGACGCGAAAGACATACGGGCATACGTCCGATGGCATGATCTGCTCTACGAGCGAGCTCGGCCTGGGCATCGAATCGTCAGGATCGCCGGGCATCTTGGTGCTGCCACCGGAAACCGCGGCGCCCGGAGCCGATGCCATCGCGGTGGTGGGACTGGATGATGCCATTTACGATCTGTCCATCACGCCCGATCGGGGTTACTGTCTGTCTGTCCGCGGGCTGGCTCGCGATCTGGCCTGCGCATACGACCTGAACTTCGTAGACCCCGCTGCAGTACAGCCTCTTCCGGCGGAAGGGGCGTCGTTACCCGTACATATCGATGCCGGGACCGGAGTGAAGCGCTTCGGGCTGCGGCCTGTGGTCGGCATCGATCCGGCCGCGGTCTCGCCCTGGTGGTTACAGCGGCGACTGATGCTTTGTGGGATCCGGGCAATCTCGCCCGCGGTAGACGCGACCAACTACGTGATGCTCGAGATCGGGCACCCCATGCATGCGCACGACAAGACGCATGTCCGTGGCGATTTCCGAGTACGGTTCGCAACACCCGGCGAAACGGTGGTCACGCTGGACGATCTGGAGCGCAGACTCGAACCCGGCGACGTGCTTATTGCCGACGATGCGGGTGTCACCGCCATCGGCGGCGTGATGGGCGCCGGCAGCACCGAGATGCGGGAGGATTCCACCGATGTGCTGCTGGAAGCCGCGGTGTGGGATCCGGCGGCCGTGCTGCGCACGCAACGCCGGCTTCATCTGCACAGCGAGGCGGGGCGTCGCTATGAGCGCTCCGTGGATCCTGCAATATCCGTTGCCGCGCTTGATCGCTGCGCATCTCTGCTGTGCGATATCGCCGGCGGGACCGCACCTGCCGAACTCACGGACTGGCGTGCTGACAGCGAAGCCCGGCCAGAGATTGTTATGGCCGCCGATCTTCCGGCGCGGATCGCCGGGGTCGATTATGCGGACGGCGTGGTGGAACGACGGCTGCGCCAAATCGGCGCCGGAGTGGTCGTCGAGGGCGACACACTGCGAGTGACGCCGCCGAGCTGGCGCCCGGACATCACCGAAGGCGCCGATCTGGTCGAGGAAGTGCTCCGCCTTGAAGGTCTCAGCGATATTCCCTCCATACTGCCCGCGGCACCGCAAGGCGGAGGTCTCACGCCGGTGCAGCGCCGTCGTCGTGCGGTAGGGAAGTCGTTGGCGCTGAACGGTTACACAGAGATCTTGCCGATGCCGTTCCTGCCTGCCGGCGTGTTCGACGCGTGGGGTCTGGATGACAACGACCCGCGCCGTCACACCACGAAGGTGCTCAATCCACTGGAATCGGATCGCCCGGAGCTCGCCAGCACCCTGTTGCCGGGCGTGCTGGAAGCACTGTCGCGCAACATTTCCCGAGGAAATGCCGACGTTGCGCTCTTTACCATCGGCCAGGTGGTGCGGCCGACGGAGACCACCCGGGCGATTCCATTGCTCGACGTGAGCGGTCGACCTTCGGAGGCCGAGCTCCATGCGCTGCTCGAATCGCTACCCGCACAACCGGTCCACGTGGCGCTGGTGCTGGCCGGTGCGCGCGAGCCGAGCGGGCCGTGGGGACGTGGTCGCACGGCCGATGTCACCGACGCGCTGGAGGCGGCCCGGGTCATCGGGCGTGCTGCCTACGTCGACATAGCGCTGCGCGCAGGTGAGGAACTGCCGTGGCATCCGGGGCGTTGTGCCGAGATCGTGGTCGACGGCCAGATTGTCGGGCATACCGGAGAGCTGCATCCTGCGGTAATCGAGCGTCTCGGCCTGCCGAAGCGGACCTGCGCCCTGGAGCTCAGCCTTGACGCGCTTCCTGTTGCCAATCCGCTTCCGGCACCGAGGATTTCGCCCTTCCCGGCGGTACACCAAGACGTGTCGCTGGTGGTTACCGAGACGGTCCCGGCCGATGCCGTCACCGAAGCGCTGCGTGATGGCGCGGGGGAGCTGATCGAGGATGTGCGGCTGGTGGAGGTCTACACCGGACCGCAGGTTGGCGAGGGCAACAAATCTCTGAACTTCCGGCTGCGCTTCCGGGCGGCGGACCGAACTCTCACAGAAGACGAAGCCACCGCCGCGCGGGTGGCGGCGGTGGCTTCTGCGGCTGAGCGCGTGGGGGCGGCCCAACGCGCTTAG
- the argC gene encoding N-acetyl-gamma-glutamyl-phosphate reductase: MTTGFSVAVAGASGYAGGEILRLLLAHPAYTAGRLRIGVLTAGSNAGSSLIEHHPNLTPLADHKLQPTDSTLLRGHDVVFLALPHGSSAKIAEELGPQTLIIDCGADFRLTDAAAWERYYGSKHAGSWPYGLPELPGGRDALHGTKRVAVPGCYPTAALLALSPAVTAGLVEPSVTVVAVSGTTGAGRAPKAELLASEVMGSARAYNIAGAHRHTPEIAQGLKHPSGGPVSVSFTPVLIPMPRGILATCTAPTTASLSEIRDAYEDAYRTEEFIHVLPEGHLPTTKAVVGSNAVHIGLAVDPDAGVLVAVAAIDNLVKGTAGAAIQSMNLALGWPEADGLSIVGVAP; encoded by the coding sequence ATGACTACTGGGTTCTCGGTCGCGGTCGCCGGTGCCAGCGGATATGCAGGCGGGGAAATCCTGCGCCTGCTGCTGGCACATCCGGCGTACACCGCGGGCCGTCTGCGTATCGGAGTGCTGACCGCCGGTTCGAACGCCGGCAGCAGCCTCATCGAGCACCACCCGAATCTGACGCCGCTCGCTGACCACAAACTACAGCCCACCGATTCCACGCTGTTGCGGGGGCATGACGTGGTTTTCCTGGCGTTACCGCATGGATCTTCGGCAAAGATCGCCGAGGAACTGGGCCCGCAGACCCTCATCATCGACTGCGGTGCCGATTTCCGGCTGACCGATGCCGCGGCATGGGAGCGTTACTACGGGTCAAAGCACGCGGGAAGCTGGCCGTACGGGCTGCCTGAGCTTCCGGGCGGCCGGGATGCGCTGCATGGCACCAAGCGCGTCGCGGTGCCGGGCTGTTACCCGACTGCGGCACTGCTGGCCCTGTCGCCCGCGGTGACCGCCGGTTTGGTGGAGCCATCGGTCACGGTGGTGGCGGTGAGCGGCACCACCGGTGCGGGCCGCGCCCCCAAGGCCGAGCTACTTGCCTCCGAGGTGATGGGGTCGGCTCGCGCGTACAACATCGCCGGCGCCCACCGGCATACCCCTGAAATCGCTCAGGGGCTCAAGCATCCGTCGGGTGGTCCGGTGAGCGTGTCGTTCACGCCGGTTCTCATCCCGATGCCCCGCGGCATTCTCGCCACCTGTACGGCGCCGACCACGGCCTCCCTGTCGGAGATACGCGACGCTTACGAGGACGCTTATCGGACCGAAGAGTTCATTCACGTGCTGCCCGAGGGGCACTTGCCCACCACGAAGGCGGTGGTGGGGAGCAACGCGGTACACATCGGACTCGCGGTCGACCCCGATGCCGGTGTGCTGGTTGCCGTCGCCGCTATCGACAACCTGGTCAAGGGCACCGCGGGTGCCGCAATCCAGTCCATGAACCTCGCCCTCGGCTGGCCCGAGGCCGACGGGCTGTCCATCGTGGGAGTGGCGCCGTGA
- the argJ gene encoding bifunctional glutamate N-acetyltransferase/amino-acid acetyltransferase ArgJ — MTNETVISRLVRTQGVTAPAGFKAAGISAGIKASGKPDLALIFNEGPDYAAAGVFTRNKVKAAPVLWSQQVLTTGRLRAVILNSGGANACTGPQGFQDSHATAEEVAKTLSDWGTQTGAIEVAVCSTGLIGDRLPMDKVLAGVQEIVHELAGGLGGGTDAAHAIMTTDTVPKEVALHHKDGWTVGAMGKGAGMLAPSLATMLVVITTDAAVPAEQLDSTLRLATARTFDRLDVDGSCSTNDTVLLLASGASEITPDAAEFAEAVFQVCDDLAAQLQADAEGVTKRILITVTGALSEDDAVATARVVARDSLVKTALFGSDPNWGRVLAAVGMAPVELDPDRVTVSFNGNLVCANCTGLPSARQIDLSGPEVEVLIDLGAGDRSATIRTTDLSHAYVEENSAYSS; from the coding sequence GTGACCAACGAAACTGTGATCTCACGGCTCGTGCGCACGCAAGGCGTCACCGCACCCGCGGGCTTCAAGGCCGCCGGAATCAGCGCTGGTATCAAGGCTTCCGGAAAACCGGACCTTGCGCTGATATTCAACGAGGGCCCCGACTACGCCGCGGCGGGCGTCTTCACCCGCAACAAGGTCAAGGCCGCCCCGGTGCTGTGGTCACAGCAGGTACTCACGACGGGCCGCCTGCGTGCCGTGATTCTCAACTCGGGTGGGGCCAACGCCTGCACCGGACCGCAAGGATTCCAGGACAGCCATGCCACCGCCGAAGAGGTCGCCAAGACGCTGAGCGACTGGGGAACGCAGACCGGTGCCATTGAGGTCGCGGTGTGCTCCACCGGCTTGATCGGTGATCGACTGCCGATGGACAAGGTGCTGGCCGGGGTACAGGAGATCGTGCACGAACTGGCCGGGGGACTGGGCGGTGGAACCGACGCCGCGCACGCCATCATGACCACCGATACCGTGCCCAAAGAGGTTGCGCTGCATCACAAGGACGGTTGGACGGTGGGCGCCATGGGCAAGGGGGCGGGCATGCTTGCCCCGTCCCTTGCCACCATGCTGGTGGTCATCACGACCGATGCGGCGGTGCCGGCCGAACAACTTGATTCCACGCTCCGCTTGGCGACCGCACGCACCTTCGACCGGCTCGATGTCGACGGCAGTTGCTCCACTAACGACACCGTACTTCTGTTGGCTTCCGGGGCCAGCGAGATCACGCCCGACGCGGCGGAATTCGCCGAGGCGGTGTTCCAGGTGTGTGACGATCTCGCCGCGCAACTACAGGCCGACGCCGAGGGCGTCACCAAGCGGATCTTGATCACTGTCACCGGTGCTCTCAGTGAGGACGACGCGGTGGCCACCGCGCGGGTTGTCGCTCGCGACAGCCTGGTGAAAACGGCCCTGTTCGGCTCCGACCCCAACTGGGGGCGGGTGTTGGCCGCGGTCGGCATGGCGCCGGTAGAGCTCGATCCAGATCGAGTCACGGTGTCGTTCAACGGAAATCTTGTGTGTGCCAACTGCACCGGGCTGCCGAGTGCCCGCCAGATCGACCTGTCGGGGCCCGAGGTCGAGGTACTCATCGACCTTGGTGCCGGAGACCGGTCGGCAACCATCCGCACCACCGATCTGTCGCACGCCTATGTCGAAGAGAACTCGGCGTACAGCTCGTGA
- the argB gene encoding acetylglutamate kinase: MKATKKATKKAAVLAGALPWLKKLHGTIVVIKYGGNAMTDDALKNAFAEDMVFLRNCGIHPVVVHGGGPQISAMLKKLGVDGEFKGGFRVTTPEVLDIARMVLFGQVGRELVGLINSHGPYAVGITGEDAQLFTAVRRTATVDGVETDIGLVGDVAQVSPEAILDLIDAGRIPVVSTVAPDADGVVHNLNADTAAGALAEALGAERLLMLTDIEGLYTDWPDRESLVTEIAAEDLRSLLPKLESGMIPKIEACLRAVDGGVPSAHIIDGRVEHCVLVELFTDEGVGTIIRSKS; the protein is encoded by the coding sequence GTGAAGGCAACCAAGAAGGCCACGAAAAAGGCCGCTGTGCTGGCGGGCGCGCTCCCGTGGCTCAAGAAGCTGCACGGCACCATCGTCGTCATCAAGTACGGCGGTAACGCGATGACCGACGACGCGCTGAAGAACGCCTTCGCCGAAGACATGGTGTTTCTGCGCAACTGTGGTATCCACCCGGTCGTCGTGCACGGCGGAGGCCCGCAGATCAGCGCGATGCTGAAAAAACTCGGTGTCGACGGTGAATTCAAGGGTGGGTTCCGCGTCACCACGCCGGAGGTGCTCGATATCGCGCGCATGGTGCTATTCGGCCAGGTTGGCCGCGAGTTGGTCGGATTGATCAACAGCCACGGACCGTATGCGGTCGGGATCACGGGTGAGGACGCGCAGCTGTTCACGGCCGTCCGGCGCACCGCGACGGTGGATGGAGTCGAGACCGATATCGGATTGGTCGGTGATGTCGCACAGGTGAGTCCCGAGGCTATTCTCGACCTGATCGACGCCGGCCGTATCCCGGTGGTCTCGACGGTGGCGCCGGATGCGGACGGCGTGGTACACAACCTGAACGCCGATACAGCAGCCGGTGCGCTCGCGGAAGCCCTTGGCGCCGAACGTCTCCTGATGCTCACCGACATCGAAGGCCTGTACACAGACTGGCCGGACCGAGAGTCCTTGGTCACGGAGATCGCGGCCGAAGATCTGCGGTCGCTGCTACCGAAGCTGGAATCGGGGATGATCCCGAAGATCGAGGCTTGCTTGCGAGCCGTCGACGGTGGGGTGCCCAGCGCCCACATCATCGACGGGCGTGTCGAGCATTGCGTGCTGGTCGAACTGTTCACCGACGAGGGCGTCGGGACAATCATCAGGAGTAAGTCGTGA
- a CDS encoding acetylornithine transaminase: MTEAPDSTSRAQQRWEHVMMNNYGTPPIVLAEGEGAVVTDVDGKRYLDLLGGIAVNVLGHRNQSVIDAVTQQLSTLGHTSNLYATGPAIELSEALVARLGVPGRVFLCNSGTEANEAAFKLTRLTGRTKVVAAEGAFHGRTMGSLALTGQPAKQAPFEPLPAGVLHVPYGDLAAIEAAVDGDTAAVFLEPIMGEGGVVVPPEGYLAGVREITARHGALLVLDEVQTGIGRTGTFFAHQQAGITPDVVTLAKGLGGGLPIGACIATGAAADLLTPGMHGSTFGGNPVCVAAALAVLRVLDEQDLVDHAAAAGKSLSHSVEELNHPLVDRVRGAGLLLGIVLTEQRAKAAETAAREAGFLVNAAAPDVLRLAPPLIITDEQIGEFVTALPGILDTAAEQEQA; the protein is encoded by the coding sequence GTGACCGAAGCACCAGACAGCACCTCCCGGGCACAGCAGCGCTGGGAGCACGTCATGATGAACAACTACGGCACACCGCCGATTGTTCTCGCCGAGGGCGAGGGCGCCGTGGTTACCGACGTTGACGGCAAGCGGTATCTGGATCTATTGGGCGGTATCGCGGTCAATGTGCTGGGGCACCGCAACCAATCAGTCATCGACGCCGTCACCCAACAGCTCTCCACCCTGGGCCACACGTCGAATCTGTACGCGACAGGGCCGGCCATCGAACTCTCCGAGGCGCTGGTCGCCCGGCTGGGGGTGCCCGGCAGGGTCTTTCTCTGCAACTCCGGCACCGAGGCCAACGAGGCCGCCTTCAAACTGACCCGTCTTACCGGTCGCACCAAAGTCGTAGCGGCCGAAGGGGCTTTCCACGGCCGGACCATGGGATCGCTGGCGCTCACCGGCCAGCCGGCCAAACAGGCACCATTCGAACCGCTACCGGCGGGTGTGCTCCATGTGCCGTACGGCGATCTCGCCGCCATAGAGGCTGCTGTCGACGGTGACACGGCCGCCGTGTTCCTGGAGCCGATCATGGGTGAGGGCGGCGTGGTCGTGCCACCGGAGGGCTACCTGGCGGGGGTGCGCGAGATCACCGCACGCCATGGCGCGCTCCTGGTGCTCGACGAGGTGCAGACCGGAATCGGCCGCACCGGAACGTTCTTCGCGCATCAGCAGGCCGGTATCACCCCTGATGTCGTCACCCTGGCCAAGGGCCTGGGCGGAGGGCTCCCCATCGGGGCATGCATCGCCACCGGCGCGGCAGCCGACTTACTCACCCCTGGCATGCACGGCAGCACGTTCGGCGGCAATCCGGTCTGCGTGGCAGCGGCATTGGCGGTGCTGCGCGTGCTCGACGAACAGGACCTTGTCGACCATGCCGCCGCGGCGGGCAAGTCATTGAGTCATTCCGTTGAAGAACTCAACCATCCGTTGGTCGATCGGGTGCGCGGTGCGGGACTGCTTCTCGGCATCGTCTTGACGGAGCAACGCGCCAAGGCCGCCGAGACGGCCGCGCGCGAGGCCGGGTTCCTCGTCAACGCCGCCGCACCCGATGTGCTGCGGCTGGCGCCACCGCTGATCATCACCGATGAACAAATCGGGGAATTTGTCACCGCGCTGCCGGGAATCCTCGACACCGCCGCAGAACAGGAGCAGGCATGA